TAGGAGATCAAATACCACATCATCACAAAGATTCACAAAAAATGGACTATAAATCATATGCGGCAGACAAAGCGAAAGCGAATAAAGACGCACACAAAGCGAAACAAAAAAATGGTAAGTTGAATAAAGTATTAAAATCAATTGCCAATATATTTATACCATTGATTCCAGCATTTATTGGAGCAGGATTAATCGGTGGAATTGCTGCTGTACTTAGCAATTTAATGGTCGCTGGGTATATTTCAGGTGCATGGATTACGCAATTGATTACCGTTTTTAATGTAATTAAAGATGGTATGTTAGCTTATTTAGCTATTTTTACTGGCATTAATGCTGCTAAAGAATTCGGTGCGACACCAGGATTGGGCGGTGTCATTGGTGGTACAACTTTATTAACTGGTATAGCTGGTAAAAATATTTTAATGAATGTTTTTACTGGGGAACCATTACAACTTGGACAGGGTGGAATTATTGGCGTTATTTTTGCAGTTTGGATTTTAAGTATTGTTGAAAAAAGACTACATAAAATTGTACCAAATGCTATTGATATTATCGTTACACCGACAATTGCATTATTGATAGTAGGACTATTAACTATCTTTATCTTTATGCCATTAGCAGGATTTGTTTCAGACAGTTTGGTTTCAGTTGTTAACGGTATTATTAACATTGGTGGTGTATTTAGTGGCTTTATAATCGGTGCTAGCTTCCTACCGTTAGTTATGCTAGGACTTCACCATATTTTTACGCCAATTCATATAGAAATGATAAATCAATCAGGTGCTACTTACTTATTACCAATTGCGGCAATGGCTGGAGCTGGACAAGTAGGTGCAGCTTTGGCACTTTGGGTAAGATGTAAACGCAATACGACGTTACGCAATACACTGAAAGGTGCATTGCCAGTTGGTTTCCTAGGTATTGGAGAACCGTTGATTTACGGTGTGACATTACCATTAGGACGACCTTTCTTGACTGCTTGTATAGGTGGTGGCATAGGCGGCGCAGTGATTGGTGGCATTGGACATATCGGTGCAAAAGCAATTGGACCAAGTGGTGTGTCATTATTGCCATTAATTTCAGATAATATGTATTTAGGGTATATTGCAGGACTACTTTCTGCGTATGCAGGTGGATTCGTTTGTACTTATTTATTTGGAACGACAAAGGCAATGCGACAGACAGATTTGTTGGGTGATTAATGATGACAAATATTTTGTATAGGATTGACAAACAATTGGGTGATTTTACAAAGACAGAAAAGAAAATCGCTAATTACATTTTAAAGAATCCACATAAAATCATTGATATGACAGTAAACGATTTGGCAGATGTTGCAAAAGTAAGTACAGCATCTATCGTGCGATTTAGTCGGAAGATGACACATCAAGGTTTTCAAGAGTTAAAGATTGCGATATCTAGATATTTACCTGAAGATATTGCGACGAATCCGCATTTGGAATTGATTGAAAATGAATCTGTAGAAACTTTAAAAAATAAAATGATTGCAAGAACGACAAATACAATGAGATTTGTAGCTACAAATATAATGGATGCACAAATTGATGCTATATGTGATGTACTAAAAAATGCGAGAACAATATTTTTGTTCGGTTTTGGTGCATCCAGTTTAACAATCGGCGATCTTTTTCAAAAGTTATCTCGTATAGGGTTAAACGTGAGGTTATTACATGAAACACATTTACTTGTGTCAACGTTTGCGACACATGATAAAAGAGATTGCATGATTTTTGTCACGAACCAAGGTAGTCATAGCGAATTGCAGTCTATAGCACAAGTTGCCACACATTACAGTATTCCCATCATAACTATATCTAGTACAGCTAATAATCCAGTGGCACAAATTGCAGATTATGCATTAATCTATGGCAGAACTGATGAAAATGAAATGCGTATGGCAGCTACGACATCTTTATTTGCACAGTTATTTACAGTAGATATATTGTACTATCGCTTCGTAGCTTTAAATTATCATGCGATACTTGATTGTATTACTCAATCAAAAATGGCACTTGATAATTATAGAAAACATCTTGCGACGATTGATTTTAAACATTAAGTAATCGAGGGATGTCGGCGTTTCATTGTATTGGATAACGCAGCGTAGATAAATTACTTTACGAACATTTTTTGATAGAAACTATTTTAATATGTAGCATGAGTCTTTGTTGGAAATTTGTTGTGTCGATATCAAATCACGATTTAGAAGACATATCCGAATAAATTAAAGTAAATCTCATATAAAATGCTCCTTATAAAGTAGGCACTTAAAAAAGTGAAATACTTATAGGGAGCTTTGCTTTTTCATGATTAAAAATTCAAGAATAATTTTAAGGCTAAGTGAACTAATATAAAGATTATTAAGATAATCATAATCCAATTTGTAATATGAACGATACGTTTAAATCGTTTACGTTGTTTGTATTCTGGGCTTTTATAGAGTAGGTAATAGTACATAAATAGAATGGCAGCGAACATACCAAATATTGAAGTGAAGTTACCAATAGTTACTGACATAAAATGACTTAAAGTTAAATAATAACTAAGAGTGATGATTAAAAATAAAATGATTTCATAGATAAATAAGACCACACATGCCAACCTCCATTACTTTATAGTCGAAGTAGTGAGAAATTACTTGATGTAGTGCTTTCAAATATTAGTATACACCTTATATAAAATATAAGCATTAAATTAAAGGTCAATAAAAATAGAATATATTTACGTTTAAAGATAAAAAATAAACATTTTTCATTAATATTTATGATATATTTAGAACAATAGAAAGTGTACGGAAGGGGATATGGATGGCACATCAAAGTGAATATGCATTAGAAAATGAAATGATGAATCAACTTGAACAACTAGGCTATGAAAGGGTAACGATTCGTAATGATGAGCAATTGCTTGATAATTTCAGAGCCATTTTAAATGAACGCCATGTGGATAAATTAGATGGAAAACCACTAACCGATAAAGAATTTCAACGTCTTTTAACGATGATTGATGGGAAAAGTATTTTCGAGAGTGCACGTATTTTACGTGACAAATTACCACTTCGACGTGATGACGAGTCTGAGGTTTATTTGTCATTTTTAGATACTAAAAGTTGGTGTAAAAATAAGTTTCAAGTAACAAATCAAATAGCAGTTGAAGATGCGTATAAAGCACGTTATGATGTTACCATTTTAATCAATGGATTACCCCTTGTTCAAGTAGAATTGAAACGTCGTGGCATTGATATTAACGAAGCTTTTAATCAAGTAAAACGATACCGTAAACAAAATTACACAGGTCTATTCCGCTATATACAAATGTTTGTTATTAGTAATGGTGTTGAGACAAGATATTTTTCCAATAATGACAGTGAATTATTAAAAAGTCATATGTTTTATTGGAGTGATAAACAAAATAAGCGTATAAATATATTACAATCTTTTACTGAGACATTTATGAGACCTTGTCAATTAGCCAAGATGATTTCACGCTATATGATTATTAATGAAACAGATAGAATTCTAATGGCAATGCGTCCATACCAAGTGTATGCAGCTGAAGCACTGGTACAACAAGCAACTGAAACAGGCAATAATGGATATATCTGGCATACTACAGGAAGCGGTAAGACGTTGACATCATTTAAAGCGAGTCAGATTTTGTCGCAACAAGAAAGTATTAAGAAAGTTATTTTCTTGGTTGACCGTAAAGACTTAGATAGTCAAACAGAAGAAGAATTTAATAAGTTTGCAAAGGGCGCTGTCGATAAGACCTTTAATACTTCGCAGCTCGTACGTCAATTAAATGATAAAAGTTTACCGCTTATTGTTACGACAATTCAAAAAATGGCAAAAGCAATTCAAGGCAATGCCCATTTATTAGAGCAGTATAAGACAAATAAAGTAGTATTCATTATTGATGAATGTCATCGCAGTCAATTTGGTGACATGCATCGTTTAGTTAAACAACATTTCAAAAATGCCCAATATTTTGGATTCACTGGTACACCACGTTTCCCAGAAAATAGTAGTCAAGATGGCCGTACGACTGCAGATATTTTTGGTAGATGTTTGCATACGTATTTAATTAGAGATGCCATACATGATGGTAATGTACTTGGTTTCTCGGTGGACTATATTAATACTTTTAAAAATAAAGCTTTAAAAGCAGAAGACAACAGCATGGTGGAAGCAATAAATACAGAAGAGGTATGGTTAGCTGATAAACGTGTGGAATTAGTAGCGCGACATATCATTGATAATCATGATAAATACACACGTAATCGCCAATATTCAAGTATATTTACAGTACAAAGTATTCACGCACTTATTAAATATTATGAGACTTTTAAGCGACTTAATAAAAAATTAGAACGACCACTAACGGTAGCTGGTATATTTACGTTTAAACCTAATGAAGATGATCGTGATGGTGAAGTACCATATCATTCACGTGAAAAATTAGAGAAAATGATTAGCGATTATAATAAAAAGTTTGAGACGAATTTTTCAACAGACACTCATAATGAATATTTTAATCATATTTCAAAAAACGTTAAAAAAGGCGTTAAAGATAGTAAAATTGATATCTTAATCGTTGTTAATATGTTCTTAACTGGATTTGATAGTAAAGTACTGAACACTTTATATGTTGATAGGAATTTAATGTATCATGACTTAATTCAAGCATATTCACGTACAAATAGGGTTGAAAAAGAATCAAAGCCGTTCGGTAAAATTGTAAACTATCGTGACTTGAAAAAAGAGACGGACGATGCATTGAGAGTATTTTCACAAACAAATGATGCCGATACGATTTTAATGCGTAGTTATGAAGAGTATAAAAAAGAATTTATGGAGGCATATCATGAGCTTAAATTGATTGTGCCGACACCACACATGGTTGATGATATTCAAGATGAAGAAGAATTAAAACGCTTTGTAGAAGCTTATCGTTTATTAGCTAAAATTTTATTACGTTTAAAAGCATTTGATGAGTTTGAGTTTACAGTTGATGAAATTGGTATGGATGAACAAGAAAACGAAGATTATAAAAGTAAATATCTCGCTGTGTATGATCAAGTGAAAAGAGCGACGGCTGAGAAAGATAAAGTATCCATATTAAATGATATTGATTTCGAAATAGAAATGATGCGTAACGATACGATTAATGTGAATTACATTATGAATATATTGAGGCAAATTGATTTAGAAGATAAAGCAGAACAACGACGCAATAGAGAACAAATTAGACGTATTTTAGACCATGCAGATGATCCGACTTTACGATTGAAGCGTGATTTAATTAAAGAATTTATCGACAATGTTGTACCTTCTTTAAATAAGGATGACGATATTGATGCAGCATATGTTAATTTCGAAAGTATTAAAAAAGAAGCGGAATTCAAAGGCTTTGCAGGAGAGAAATCTATCAATGAACAAGCTCTAAAAACAATTACTAATGATTTTCAATATAGTGGAGTCGTGAACCCTCATCAACTTAAAAAAATTATTGGTCAGTTGCCATTGAAAGAAAAACGCAAAGCAAGAAAAGCCATTGAATCTTTTGTTGCAGAAACAACTGAAAAATACGATGTTTAATAATTGGAAATATCCCCCCGTACTTTATAAAGTGGCGGGGGGATTATTATTATCTTTTGTTGGTTATGGTGCGATTAGTAATATCACTTCTTTACAAAAAATTATAGCCGTAAGAGTATAGAAATAATGTCTATATGAATTTAAAATAGTTTATAATATTAACAGGATAAGTATTAAATGTATGTTGAAGGAGGTGCGTAGTTATGGATAATAGAAATATGATTAATCGTGTTTTTAGTCAAAAGATATTACATCAAATTGCAATCAAAAACAAAAGTGATGTTGTTGATGAGGCATATGATTTTTATATACAAGGGCCTAAAAATATCAATGTAATACAGAAAATGAAGTCTTTATACAACTATCTTAAAAAGTCTTATCGTAACGAATATTTTTACAAAAACACAATCCTTAATAAACTTCTTTTAGGACGACATTCTGTTAATACAACTACTGCACTTTCTGAAATGCCTATAGGAAAAAGTATTGCTGATTTTATATTGTTAAACGGTAAAGGCGTTGTCTATGAGATTAAAACAGAATTAGATAAGTTGGATAGATTGGATAATCAAATTAATGATTATTATGAAGTATTTAATTATGTAGTAGTCATAACAAATGACAAACACTTGAATAAAGTTATGGCTAGATACAAAGATACAACAGTCGGAATTTTAGTATTAACATCTAGAAATACACTGAGTGAAGTTCAAAAACCAAAAGAAAACAATAGCCTCTTAAACTCAAAAGCGATGTATAACTTTTTACGAAAAGAAGAAAGAAAAAGAGTTATTGCGCAGAATCACATGGATATGCCAAGTTATAACGATTTCACAGAGTATGATGTGTTATATGACGTATTTAAAGAAATACCAATGACGGAATTGCATAACGATATGATATCTGAGTTGAAAAAAAGAGACAACATGAAAGAATACAAAGATGCATTTTTAGCAGCGCCGGCTGAAATTAAGTTCTTGTTATATTTCGCAAAAATGACAAAGAAAGATAAAAATAAACTATATCATTTTCTTAAGGAGGATTAATATGTATTATCCTTATTTACGTGGGAAACAAAATGAACTATTTGCAATTAAAGAATTGTTAGAGAAAGGTTTGATTGGTAATTGTATTCAACCGATAATTGAACCGATTAAGTATACAACCACGTTTAAAAATATTTTGAAATATTGTGGTGAAAAAGAATTTCGTATAAATTTAGTAGTAAATTCGAAGTTAACTGAAGAAGAG
This is a stretch of genomic DNA from Staphylococcus roterodami. It encodes these proteins:
- a CDS encoding PTS transporter subunit EIIC; its protein translation is MTKEQQLAERIIAAVGGMDNIDSVMNCMTRVRIKVLDENKVDEQGLKQIDGVMGVIHDERIQVVVGPGTVNKVANHMAELSGVKLGDQIPHHHKDSQKMDYKSYAADKAKANKDAHKAKQKNGKLNKVLKSIANIFIPLIPAFIGAGLIGGIAAVLSNLMVAGYISGAWITQLITVFNVIKDGMLAYLAIFTGINAAKEFGATPGLGGVIGGTTLLTGIAGKNILMNVFTGEPLQLGQGGIIGVIFAVWILSIVEKRLHKIVPNAIDIIVTPTIALLIVGLLTIFIFMPLAGFVSDSLVSVVNGIINIGGVFSGFIIGASFLPLVMLGLHHIFTPIHIEMINQSGATYLLPIAAMAGAGQVGAALALWVRCKRNTTLRNTLKGALPVGFLGIGEPLIYGVTLPLGRPFLTACIGGGIGGAVIGGIGHIGAKAIGPSGVSLLPLISDNMYLGYIAGLLSAYAGGFVCTYLFGTTKAMRQTDLLGD
- a CDS encoding MurR/RpiR family transcriptional regulator; amino-acid sequence: MTNILYRIDKQLGDFTKTEKKIANYILKNPHKIIDMTVNDLADVAKVSTASIVRFSRKMTHQGFQELKIAISRYLPEDIATNPHLELIENESVETLKNKMIARTTNTMRFVATNIMDAQIDAICDVLKNARTIFLFGFGASSLTIGDLFQKLSRIGLNVRLLHETHLLVSTFATHDKRDCMIFVTNQGSHSELQSIAQVATHYSIPIITISSTANNPVAQIADYALIYGRTDENEMRMAATTSLFAQLFTVDILYYRFVALNYHAILDCITQSKMALDNYRKHLATIDFKH
- a CDS encoding type I restriction endonuclease subunit R codes for the protein MAHQSEYALENEMMNQLEQLGYERVTIRNDEQLLDNFRAILNERHVDKLDGKPLTDKEFQRLLTMIDGKSIFESARILRDKLPLRRDDESEVYLSFLDTKSWCKNKFQVTNQIAVEDAYKARYDVTILINGLPLVQVELKRRGIDINEAFNQVKRYRKQNYTGLFRYIQMFVISNGVETRYFSNNDSELLKSHMFYWSDKQNKRINILQSFTETFMRPCQLAKMISRYMIINETDRILMAMRPYQVYAAEALVQQATETGNNGYIWHTTGSGKTLTSFKASQILSQQESIKKVIFLVDRKDLDSQTEEEFNKFAKGAVDKTFNTSQLVRQLNDKSLPLIVTTIQKMAKAIQGNAHLLEQYKTNKVVFIIDECHRSQFGDMHRLVKQHFKNAQYFGFTGTPRFPENSSQDGRTTADIFGRCLHTYLIRDAIHDGNVLGFSVDYINTFKNKALKAEDNSMVEAINTEEVWLADKRVELVARHIIDNHDKYTRNRQYSSIFTVQSIHALIKYYETFKRLNKKLERPLTVAGIFTFKPNEDDRDGEVPYHSREKLEKMISDYNKKFETNFSTDTHNEYFNHISKNVKKGVKDSKIDILIVVNMFLTGFDSKVLNTLYVDRNLMYHDLIQAYSRTNRVEKESKPFGKIVNYRDLKKETDDALRVFSQTNDADTILMRSYEEYKKEFMEAYHELKLIVPTPHMVDDIQDEEELKRFVEAYRLLAKILLRLKAFDEFEFTVDEIGMDEQENEDYKSKYLAVYDQVKRATAEKDKVSILNDIDFEIEMMRNDTINVNYIMNILRQIDLEDKAEQRRNREQIRRILDHADDPTLRLKRDLIKEFIDNVVPSLNKDDDIDAAYVNFESIKKEAEFKGFAGEKSINEQALKTITNDFQYSGVVNPHQLKKIIGQLPLKEKRKARKAIESFVAETTEKYDV
- a CDS encoding sce7726 family protein; translated protein: MDNRNMINRVFSQKILHQIAIKNKSDVVDEAYDFYIQGPKNINVIQKMKSLYNYLKKSYRNEYFYKNTILNKLLLGRHSVNTTTALSEMPIGKSIADFILLNGKGVVYEIKTELDKLDRLDNQINDYYEVFNYVVVITNDKHLNKVMARYKDTTVGILVLTSRNTLSEVQKPKENNSLLNSKAMYNFLRKEERKRVIAQNHMDMPSYNDFTEYDVLYDVFKEIPMTELHNDMISELKKRDNMKEYKDAFLAAPAEIKFLLYFAKMTKKDKNKLYHFLKED